ATTGTATACTGCAGAGTGCTACCAACACTCTGCTTTTATTATATTTATATATTGATTATATTATACCCATTGGATAGCAATATATTCAAATGCTATTATATTAAATTAGATTATTTATAGTCATGCATTCATGAAATTACTTATATTCACAATCAATTTTGAATAGTCATAAACAAAAATATTGAAAAATCAATCTATCAATGGATATCTTTTTTACATTACGTCTTATCAAAAATATATTCAAAGTAAAACTTATTATTTAAGCATCTAATAAATTATTTGACCATAAAATACCTAAAACTATTGTACTTGATGTTTTCTAAAAGCATTCCTTATAATTGGTAAAGAAATAACTGCCATAGCTCCATAGACTATAACACGCATTAAAAGCAAGCTAATAATTAATCCTCCAAATGAATAGGATAGATACTTTGAAAAGTCATACTCTATCGCTTTAGATGGCAGCAAATATAAAATATGATTATAAAAACTGTTATCAGCTCCCTCCTTCATAAATAATGAAACGAATAAAATTATTATCTGAACTATTAAAACAGTAAAAGGTGTTTTAAGTTTAGCTGATAATAAAAGTGTACAAGATACTGTGCCAAGTATAACTACATAAGCAATACCTATACACATAAAAGTAGCTTCCAAAAATGTAGCTTTATACGGTGCTACTGTTATTGCATTTTTAATTTGAATAGGTAAATTCCACCCATCAGTTCCAAAACTCAAAAGAGGTATAGATAGTATAAAAATCAGATTTAATACAAATATAATAGTTGCAAATGTAAAGGCTGCTATTATTTTAGCTTTAATTATTTTTGTTTTTCCATATTTAGATGATAAAATAATAGAATCAGCACCGCATTGATATTCCCCTGCAAACATTGGTGCAATAGTTATAATTATAGCCAAAAGTGTAAAAACTAATATTGCGAATATTGTTAGTAATGATTCCCAGCCTTCATGGTAACCATAGGTGTATGGTGTTTTAACTTTAGAAATTTTATTAATCCAAAACTTTTTTTCTTTATCAGAATAATTCCCACCTTTATGATCCATATTTAGAAATGTTGAAATTTTATTATTTCCAGTTTCATAAAATTTTGCTTCATTTTGCAATTTAAGTCTAGATAAATTGGAAAAATTAGAAATTTCACTTTCATGACCTGGCTCACAGTAATTTAAAGCTATCATTACTAGATAATCATATTTAGGATAAACAAATTTTAAAAAAGCATCGTCTTTAAGTGAAGCACGCCCTTCTTCATTTTTTTTAGTATTTTTAGGATTTGAAAATAGACTTTGGTAATCTTTAATATCCTTTTTCACTTGATCTTCTGTTATCTCTATAGGAAGTTTTTTAGCATCTTGTTTTTTAAGCTCTATTGCCTTAAATCCTGTAGAATGTCCTTTTATACCCAGGTATTCAAATCTTGTAATATTCATTGAACAAATTATAATAGTAAATATTAAACTTCCTAAAATGGTTACAATATTTGATTTCTTTTTTGCTAACTTTTTAAGCTCAAATTTTATTAAACTAAACATATACTTCACCTTCCTAATTTTTTAAGTTATCTTGAAAATGATATAAATATAAATCTTCCAAAGAGGAAGGTACATTAACTGCATTATTCATTGGTTTTTTACGGCTTATTATTCTTAAGTCTAAAGAACCATTTCTGTTATGTTGTAGATTTACTATACAATATTTATTACAAAAGTAATCTTCTTCTGATTCTGATATTGTACATTTCCATACACTATTTTCAATCTCTTTTATTAATCCATCAACAGAATTTTGAGAAATAATATTTCCATTTTTCATTATAAGTATTTCATCAGCTATATATTCTACATCAGATACAATGTGGGTGGACAATATTATTATTTTGTTTTTCGAAAGATCTGATATTAAGTTACGAAATCTCACTCGTTCTTTTGGATCAAGACCTGCTGTAGGTTCATCCAAGACTAAAATTTTAGGATCATTTAATACTGCTTGAGCAATTCCCAATCTTTGTTTCATTCCTCCTGAAAAAGTTCTAATTTTTTTATTTGAAACAGAATCTAACCCTACTATGCTTAATAATTCTTTAGTCTTCTCCTTTGCAAAGCTTGGAATTAAGCCCTTTAAAGATGCAATATACAACATAAACTCTTTTGCTGTAAAATCTGGATAATATCCAAAGTTTTGAGGAAGATATCCTATCAAATCTCTATACTCCTCCCCCATAAATATAGTGTTTTTACCATCTAATGTAACTTCACCTGAAGTAGGTGCTAAAACTCCACAAATCATTCGCATCAAAGTAGTTTTCCCTGCACCATTAGCCCCTAAAAGACCATATACTCCTTCTTTTAAATCTAAAGAAAGTTCATTTACTACAATTTTACTTCCGTATTTCTTTGTCAATCTTTCTATGGATAAATTCATATAATAGCCTCCTTAATAACATCATCAAACAAATCTAATCTATTCCAGAACCTTTTCATCTCAATAACAACGATAATTACAGTAATTATATAAGTTGAAATCCAACTTGATATAAAATTCTGTGCATAGATTCCTAAGCCATTAATTTTTAATAAACCAAAGATTAGCATCAATAAAAAGCTATAAGCGGTACAAACATAATTAAGTTCACGCCCTTTAAAATATTTCATTAATTGCATACAGCCTATACATACTAAATTAAATGGCACAAATGTATACATGATAAGTCTAAGTGCACTTATATCCATTAAACTACCTGCAAATATCATCATTATAATTAATACAATGCAATCTGTTATAGCCAAAATAAGCATTCTCGTAGCTAAAACCTTTTTTAGTGAATTCTTTGTAGAAAATTCAATTTCTAATATGCTTTTATAGTAAATTCTTGATATTTCCTCAACATTTATGATTAATAAAAGAGGAGATAAAATTGATATTAAAGAAAAAGCTTCAAAACTTAAAGAATTTTCACTTCCTATATTATAAAAAGCTGAGCAAATCAATGCTAAAATTAAAATTTGAAATGCCCATGTTCTCTTTCTAATAAATCCAATCTGAGATAAAATAAATTGCTTATTGCTTGTTCTAAATTTGGGTATACTTGAATAATTCTTATGAATAAGCTCAATTGCATTCATAGGCGCATCTTCATCATAACTAGGAACAGAATAATTATTTAACATATCTTTTATTTC
Above is a window of Clostridium sporogenes DNA encoding:
- a CDS encoding ABC transporter ATP-binding protein — its product is MNLSIERLTKKYGSKIVVNELSLDLKEGVYGLLGANGAGKTTLMRMICGVLAPTSGEVTLDGKNTIFMGEEYRDLIGYLPQNFGYYPDFTAKEFMLYIASLKGLIPSFAKEKTKELLSIVGLDSVSNKKIRTFSGGMKQRLGIAQAVLNDPKILVLDEPTAGLDPKERVRFRNLISDLSKNKIIILSTHIVSDVEYIADEILIMKNGNIISQNSVDGLIKEIENSVWKCTISESEEDYFCNKYCIVNLQHNRNGSLDLRIISRKKPMNNAVNVPSSLEDLYLYHFQDNLKN